A stretch of DNA from Candidatus Methylomirabilota bacterium:
CGGCGTCATTGGGCGCAGGCAGGCACGGTACTCTCCCCGATCGTAGTCGACGGCGTCGGGAAAGACGTCACGGGCGAAGCGAAGGATGTTGTTGAAGTCCCGCGGCGTCCAGCCCCAGTCGTAGCCGGCGAACTCCGCCGTCGAGGTGAGGCGCAGCCGGTCGCCGAGCCGTGACCAGCCCACCAGCCACTGCTCGTCGACCCCGGGGATGGTGGGCGCGAGGCCACCCGGCTTGAGCGGAAAGGTCGAGGAGTAGCCCTTGGCCGGATAGATGGGGAGGCTCACCCCCGCCGTCCGGGCGACGATTGGGCTCCCCACGCCAAGGGCCAGGACGTAGTTGTCCGCGGTCAGAGTACCGTCGCTGGTGACGGCGGCGTCGATGCGGTCCCCGCCGGCCTGGAGCGCGGTGACGCGGGAGCCGAGCTTCACGGTGACGCCGAGCCGATCCTGGCAAAGCGCCCCCAGACGCTCCGTGAACAGGCGCGAGTCGCCGCTCGAGTCACCGAGATCGCGGATTGCTCCGGCGATCTTGGTCTTGACCGGCTCGAACACGGGGTCGAGCCTTGCCACCTCGCTCGCGTCGAGGACTTCCTGCTTCTGGCCGTGCTCGGCGAGAAGGGCCATCTTCTTGATCCCCGCCTCGAGCTCGGCCCGATTGCGATAGAGATACAGAGCCCCCTTCGTGATGGCGTCATACTCGAGCCCTTCGGCTCGCACCAGATCGTTCATCACGCGCTGGCTGTACTGGCAGAGGCGGAGCTTGACGAGCGTGTTGCGCCGCGCCCGCGCCGCCGTGCACTCGCGCAGGAAGCGGAGCCCCCAGAGGTACAGGCGCGGGTCGGGGGCGAGCCGCACGCGAATGGGCGTTTCGGCGCCGCGCAGGGAGCGGAGGAGCATGGCGGGGGCGCGCGGCGAAGCCCACGCGAAGGAGTGCCCTGGCGCGATGATCCCCGCGTTGCCGGCGCTGGCTTCGAGCCCCAGCCCGTCCTTCTCCTCGAGGAGCGTCACCTCGTGGCCGGTCTGGGCCAGGAAATAGGCCGTGGTCACGCCGACAACGCCGCCGCCCAGCACGAGGGTCTTCATGCCGGCTAGACGTCGAGTAGGTAGCCGGTGCGCAGGGGGTCGTCGGGATCGAACAGGAACTGGCTGAACCCGGTCAGGTACGCGGTGCCGGTGATCTCGGGCAGGATCGCCGGCCGCCCCTCGACTTCCGTCTCGCCGCCGATCCGAGCCGTGAAGCTGAGCCCGAGCAGCCCCTGGCTGACGAACGTGGAGCCGACGCCCATGAGGCCCCGGTGATGGAAGAGGGCCAGGCGCGCGCACGTGCCCGATCCACACGGGGCGGCGTCGACCTGGCCGGGGCCCCAGACGAGGGCGTTGGGCGATACGCCGTCGGCATCCGGCAACTCGTGGACGAGCACGTTGTCCACGCTCGTCTTGCCGAGACCCGGTATCTCGACCTGGAGTTGGGCGTTGACCGCGTGGCGGACGGCCATCCCCCGCTGGGCGATGCGCTTCGCGAGCTCTCGCCGCACCGACACGCCGACGTGCGCCGCCTCCACGATGGCGAAGACGTTGCCGACGCCGACGGCGATGTCGACCGGCACCTCGCCCACGCCCTCGACCTCGATCACGTGCCCGGGCATCGCGACGAAGGACGGCGTCCACCGGAGCGTGACCTCGCGGACGCGGTCGCGGTCCGAGCGCGCGATCGTCTCCACGACACCCGCCTCCGTGTCAATGACGACCGGGGTTTCGGCCCCCGTGCGGGGCACCAGCCCGGTCTCGAGGGCCACCGTGGCCGCGCCGATCGTGCCCTCGCCACACGAAACGTAATAGCCGCCCGGATAGATGAAGAAGAGACCGAAGTGCGCGGCGGGCGTGACCGCCTCGGTCATGACCGCGATCAGGAGGCCGCGGTGCCCGCGCGGCTCGAGGCAGAGGCCGGTCCGGAGATCGTCGAGATGCTCCTGGAACCATCGCCGCTTGTCCGCGATCGTGCTTCCGGGCAGCCTCCCGAGGCCGCTCGTCAGCAGCCGCATCCCGATGCCTGCCGTGTGGAAGTCGATGGTCCCGATCACGCGATCGGATCGCATAGGCACCTCCAAGTGAGGGCCATGAGACTGCACCCCTCACGCCCTGTCAAGATCCAGCGCGGAGCGCGCGCCAGCACAAACTATGCGGGAACAGGCGCTCCCCCTCACCCTGCCCTCTCCCCCATGGGGGAGAGGGATGTACGAAGAAGTGCAGCGTGACGAATCTATTCTCATCCCTCTCCCCCGTCGCGGGGGAGAGGGCAGGGTGAGGGGGTGGTACGAACTGCAGCGTGACAAGCCCTATTTTCATCCCTCTCCCCCAGCGGGGGAGAGGGCAGGGTGAGGGGGCGGTGCGAGGAGAAGATTGGTTCAGGAACAGCCTGGGTCAAACCGTGACAGGGCGAAAAACCGCTCGGCGAGCTCGGTGTTAGGATAGGGCTCGGCGCCGGTGAAGGGCGCGAGATCGCCGGGAAGTGGATACCCACCATCCGTCGCGATGGAGGAGCGTGAGATGGACCTGAGACTCGCGGTGGTTCAGCCGGAAACACTCACGGGCGCGGACGCCCCGAAGAACGTCGATCGCGCGGTCGCCTACATTCGCCAGGCGGCCCGCGATGGCGCCAAGCTCGTCATGCTCCCGGAGACGTACCCTGGCCCGTACACGGTGCCCGTGAACTACTCCCCGCACGAAGACCTCGCCGCCGTGGCGGGCGAGGAGAAGGTCTATGTCGTGGGCGGCGCCGTCGAGTACATTCGTCCGGACGACGTCGGCCACGCCCCCTGCTACAACTGCCTCTACCTCTACGGTCCGAACGGCCAGCGCATCGGCAAGTACAGGCGCACGACGCCGCCCGGCCCGTGGATCTACGAGGGCGGGAAGTTCTGGGATTTCAAGTACCAGGAAGCGGACGAGCTGCCGGTGTGGGAGACGGAGTTCGGCAAGCTCGGCATCCTGATGTGCAGCGAGGTCTACGTGCCCGAGCTGTCACGGATGATGGCCCTCCAGGGCGCGCGGATCACCCTCTTGCCCGCCGGGCTCTGGCCGCCGCAGCTCCACGAGACCTGGCGCACCCTCGTCTGGGCCCGCGCGATCGAGAACCTGATGATCACCGCGACGAGCCGCAACATCCTCGAGGGCGGCAGCGGCCACGCCATGATCTGCACTCCCGAGGAGATCCTGCTCGAGTCGCGGAAGCCCGGCGTCTTCACCGTGACCGTCGATCTCGCGCGTATCGAGTGGCTGCGCAACGAGCTCGACCGGCGAGTCGATGGCACGCTGCCGTGGCGGACCAAGCCCGGCATATTCAAGCAGTGGATCCGCCCGGAGCTGTATCGGGGCTACGAGCGGCTCTGACCGCTAGTCGATCACCCGGTCGGCGCGCAACAGGATCAGACGCGGAATGGTCACTCCGAGCGCTCGCGCCGTCTTGAGGTTGATGACCAGCTCGAGCTTCGTCGGCTGCTCGATCGGCAAGTCGGCGGGCTTGGCGCCCTTCAGGATCTTGTCCACGTAGACGGCGGCGTGCCGGAAGAGATCGGAGTAGCTCGGCCCGTAAGAAAGAAGCCCTCCGGCCTCCACGTATTCGGACACTCCGTGTATGCTCGGCAATTGGTGCTTGATCGCGAGGTCGGAAATTCGCCCGCGCTCGGAAAAGAATAACGGGCCGGCGATGACGAAAACTGCTCGGGCACGCTTCTGAGTCATGGCCGAGAAAGCTCCAGCGAGTTCGCCCGCGCTCTTGACCCCCAAATCCTGAAGCCCAACCTTTGACGACCGAGCAGCGGCCTCGAGCTCTCGCAGCTGACGCGCGGAGGCGGGGTTGTCCCGATGCCAGAGAACCGCCAGCCGGGACATCGTGGGAAGGACCTCTCGGAGAGTCTCGAAACGCTTGCCCGCCAATTCCGGGCCGATGCTCGTCACCCCCGTGACATTGCCTCCGGGCCGCGCGAGGCTCGCCACGAGACCAGGCTCGCTGCCGCCGGTCGCAATGACGATGGGGATCGTGCTGGTGGCCCGTTTGGCGGCCTGGGCAGCCACGCTACCGCTTGTCACGATGACAGCGACCTTGAGGCGAACCAGTTCCTGGGCCAAGACCGGGACCTGCTCGTATTTGCCGCTGGCAAAGCGCGCTTCGAATGAGACGTTCTGGCCTTCGATGTAGCCGAGTTCGCGAAGCTGCTGCCGGAAAGCCGCCCACCACTCCAAGCGCTCGCCGGCGTCGAGCAGCCCGACTACAGGAGCCTTGCCGGTAGGCTGCGCGCTCGACTCTCGCGCCGCAGGCAGTCCCAGGCTAAGACCCAACAGCGCGAGTAAAGCTTGTCTTCGGTTCATCACTTTGGGGAGGGCTCGCGAGGCTGGACGGGATCTTCGGGATGGCGGATGCGCGTCCATCGCAGGCCGAGGCTCGACACATCGGCCGCGAGTACGTCGTCGCCGTCCGGTTTGGTTCCCTGCTCGATCCACGCGACGAGGTCGTCGAAGGCCTGCTCACGCTCCTCGCCGTCGAACGCGCAATGGCCCGGCCGCCGCACCGCCCGCTGCACGAGCAGATGGGCCGTGCCCGCGGCAACCGTCCGGCGCCGGTACGCTTGCTCGAGGCTCCACGGCACGAGCCCATCCCCGGTCTCGTGGATGGCGAGCACGGGCACGGTTATGCGGCCGGTCAGCTCGGCGAAGGCCGGGTTCACGCTCCGCGACCTCGCGCCCTCGGCCGGTGCGATGCGTCGGACCTTGACGTTGAGCTCTTCCTCGGTGACGCCGAGCCCTGGGTCGATCCGATATCTGACCTGCAATGTGCTCGCGGCTCGTCGCAGTTCCTGGGTGTCGCCGCCGGTCCCAGGTACGACGTAGACTAAGTAGAAGGGGGGGAGCCCCTGTAGCCGCAGCGGCCGGTCACCGCCCGTCAGATACTTGAGGACGCTGTCGAAGCGCCGGCCCCGCTCCGTATAGGCGGGCGGCGCCCCCATGCGGGGCAGCCATTGGCCGTTCAGCCGGCGGCTGAGGGTTTCCCGATCCGGCGCATCGAAGAGGTTGACACCGCCGAGGTACTCGGCGGCGGCGCGCGCGGCGTGGTAAAGGTCGACAAGCCCAATCCCATCGATGACCCCGCACTCGATGAGCGCCCCTTGATACAGGCCCGGGTAGATCTCGAGC
This window harbors:
- a CDS encoding D-amino acid dehydrogenase → MKTLVLGGGVVGVTTAYFLAQTGHEVTLLEEKDGLGLEASAGNAGIIAPGHSFAWASPRAPAMLLRSLRGAETPIRVRLAPDPRLYLWGLRFLRECTAARARRNTLVKLRLCQYSQRVMNDLVRAEGLEYDAITKGALYLYRNRAELEAGIKKMALLAEHGQKQEVLDASEVARLDPVFEPVKTKIAGAIRDLGDSSGDSRLFTERLGALCQDRLGVTVKLGSRVTALQAGGDRIDAAVTSDGTLTADNYVLALGVGSPIVARTAGVSLPIYPAKGYSSTFPLKPGGLAPTIPGVDEQWLVGWSRLGDRLRLTSTAEFAGYDWGWTPRDFNNILRFARDVFPDAVDYDRGEYRACLRPMTPDGPPILGLGRHRNLFFNCGHGHMGWTMACGTARIVADLMNGRMPELDLEGLTSRR
- a CDS encoding proline racemase family protein, encoding MRSDRVIGTIDFHTAGIGMRLLTSGLGRLPGSTIADKRRWFQEHLDDLRTGLCLEPRGHRGLLIAVMTEAVTPAAHFGLFFIYPGGYYVSCGEGTIGAATVALETGLVPRTGAETPVVIDTEAGVVETIARSDRDRVREVTLRWTPSFVAMPGHVIEVEGVGEVPVDIAVGVGNVFAIVEAAHVGVSVRRELAKRIAQRGMAVRHAVNAQLQVEIPGLGKTSVDNVLVHELPDADGVSPNALVWGPGQVDAAPCGSGTCARLALFHHRGLMGVGSTFVSQGLLGLSFTARIGGETEVEGRPAILPEITGTAYLTGFSQFLFDPDDPLRTGYLLDV
- a CDS encoding carbon-nitrogen hydrolase family protein: MDLRLAVVQPETLTGADAPKNVDRAVAYIRQAARDGAKLVMLPETYPGPYTVPVNYSPHEDLAAVAGEEKVYVVGGAVEYIRPDDVGHAPCYNCLYLYGPNGQRIGKYRRTTPPGPWIYEGGKFWDFKYQEADELPVWETEFGKLGILMCSEVYVPELSRMMALQGARITLLPAGLWPPQLHETWRTLVWARAIENLMITATSRNILEGGSGHAMICTPEEILLESRKPGVFTVTVDLARIEWLRNELDRRVDGTLPWRTKPGIFKQWIRPELYRGYERL
- a CDS encoding ABC transporter substrate-binding protein, with translation MNRRQALLALLGLSLGLPAARESSAQPTGKAPVVGLLDAGERLEWWAAFRQQLRELGYIEGQNVSFEARFASGKYEQVPVLAQELVRLKVAVIVTSGSVAAQAAKRATSTIPIVIATGGSEPGLVASLARPGGNVTGVTSIGPELAGKRFETLREVLPTMSRLAVLWHRDNPASARQLRELEAAARSSKVGLQDLGVKSAGELAGAFSAMTQKRARAVFVIAGPLFFSERGRISDLAIKHQLPSIHGVSEYVEAGGLLSYGPSYSDLFRHAAVYVDKILKGAKPADLPIEQPTKLELVINLKTARALGVTIPRLILLRADRVID
- a CDS encoding DUF6351 family protein; this encodes MSPGRRLALVVVVLLALAAGPALPRVPASDGGPISRRGTYEGGRYLIEVPAGWNGGLVLYAHGFGVTQASPLSSHLLDRGYALAASSYRTEGYRVDLFVDDMRALLELFIREVRRPRWAVIHGQSMGGHVAIASLEIYPGLYQGALIECGVIDGIGLVDLYHAARAAAEYLGGVNLFDAPDRETLSRRLNGQWLPRMGAPPAYTERGRRFDSVLKYLTGGDRPLRLQGLPPFYLVYVVPGTGGDTQELRRAASTLQVRYRIDPGLGVTEEELNVKVRRIAPAEGARSRSVNPAFAELTGRITVPVLAIHETGDGLVPWSLEQAYRRRTVAAGTAHLLVQRAVRRPGHCAFDGEEREQAFDDLVAWIEQGTKPDGDDVLAADVSSLGLRWTRIRHPEDPVQPREPSPK